The following are encoded together in the Candidatus Methylomirabilis oxygeniifera genome:
- a CDS encoding ErfK/YbiS/YcfS/YnhG precursor has protein sequence MSSRPLWRTFIVACFLLLSAPSDLWSATSPPPSRCTIQYPSDTRIDWECRRLRARETLETLFGNQWVDLARFNRIDRRHAIPGVSLKVPKRLEDVAGFTPMPQEYPLAAAEAKLILVDLAEQFLGAYEHGRLAFSVPIASGERENETPAGEFTITAAHRRHHSSRYTIEKTGIPYPMNYALRFHTSTDGIAFWMHGRDMPGYPASHGCIGLYDEPMQKKYYGYPRKPVLEDARTLYNWVLAPLPEDEKYRILDNGPRVLIVGHAPVRMRRSSRDHSRTQPAPRIAPDAIH, from the coding sequence GTGAGTAGCCGGCCTCTTTGGCGGACCTTCATTGTCGCCTGCTTCCTCCTGTTATCCGCGCCCAGTGATCTCTGGAGTGCGACTTCTCCTCCTCCTTCCCGCTGTACCATTCAGTATCCCAGTGATACCAGGATAGATTGGGAATGCCGGCGGCTGCGCGCCCGCGAGACGCTGGAAACCCTGTTTGGGAACCAATGGGTGGATCTGGCCAGATTCAACCGGATCGATCGGCGTCATGCCATTCCTGGTGTTTCTCTGAAGGTCCCAAAGCGCCTTGAGGACGTGGCGGGCTTCACACCGATGCCCCAGGAGTACCCACTAGCGGCAGCAGAGGCGAAGCTCATCCTCGTAGATCTTGCGGAGCAGTTTCTCGGCGCCTATGAGCATGGTCGCTTGGCGTTCTCGGTGCCGATTGCCTCAGGCGAGCGGGAGAACGAAACCCCGGCAGGCGAGTTTACAATTACTGCCGCCCACCGCCGCCATCATTCGTCCCGCTATACCATCGAGAAGACCGGTATTCCATATCCCATGAACTACGCCCTTCGGTTCCACACCAGTACGGACGGTATCGCATTCTGGATGCACGGGCGCGACATGCCCGGATATCCGGCCTCACACGGCTGCATCGGGCTCTACGATGAGCCGATGCAGAAGAAGTACTACGGATACCCCCGCAAGCCGGTCCTTGAAGATGCCAGGACTCTCTATAATTGGGTATTAGCGCCGCTTCCTGAGGACGAGAAGTATCGGATCCTTGACAATGGGCCACGGGTGTTGATTGTAGGACATGCACCGGTTCGCATGCGACGATCGAGTCGGGATCACTCACGTACCCAACCTGCCCCTCGAATCGCTCCCGACGCCATACATTAA
- a CDS encoding protein of unknown function (Evidence 5 : No homology to any previously reported sequences), protein MHRFACDDRVGITHVPNLPLESLPTPYIKTKPIRCACRTGKTIVTFLQQDTWRLESGAGPCKIPLQ, encoded by the coding sequence ATGCACCGGTTCGCATGCGACGATCGAGTCGGGATCACTCACGTACCCAACCTGCCCCTCGAATCGCTCCCGACGCCATACATTAAGACGAAACCGATCCGCTGCGCCTGCCGAACCGGGAAGACCATTGTCACGTTCCTCCAGCAGGATACTTGGCGCTTGGAATCCGGCGCCGGTCCGTGTAAGATACCCCTCCAATGA
- a CDS encoding conserved protein of unknown function (Evidence 4 : Homologs of previously reported genes of unknown function), whose product MNGRQWCTCHGIVAFFLLTLWGYVC is encoded by the coding sequence ATGAACGGCCGCCAATGGTGCACCTGTCACGGCATCGTAGCGTTTTTCCTGTTGACCCTCTGGGGCTATGTCTGTTAA
- a CDS encoding conserved exported protein of unknown function (Evidence 4 : Homologs of previously reported genes of unknown function), whose protein sequence is MSGSAHHHWTRRAFLRASLVSALALVGRPAWAQELVIPSGQEGRIALYNTHTHERLDVTYRQPSGEYDADALSAIDQLLRCHYTNKVAKMDVGVIEFVNALDKRLGGGNEIHVISGFRSPEYNKLLRQRSRRVARHSLHQSGKAIDLRIPGVGLNAIRKMALDLRSGGVGYYPRRGFIHLDSGQFRHW, encoded by the coding sequence ATGTCGGGATCGGCCCATCACCACTGGACACGAAGAGCCTTCCTGAGGGCCTCTCTTGTCTCCGCCCTTGCGCTCGTCGGCAGGCCGGCGTGGGCGCAGGAGCTGGTCATCCCTTCGGGCCAGGAGGGGAGGATCGCACTGTATAACACCCACACCCACGAACGACTGGATGTCACGTACCGGCAGCCGTCCGGTGAGTACGATGCGGATGCGCTGAGCGCCATCGATCAGCTTCTGCGATGCCACTATACCAATAAAGTCGCCAAGATGGATGTCGGCGTGATCGAGTTTGTGAACGCCCTGGATAAGCGGTTAGGCGGGGGCAATGAGATTCATGTCATATCGGGTTTCAGGTCGCCTGAGTATAATAAACTGCTGCGACAAAGAAGTCGGCGTGTTGCCAGACACAGCCTCCATCAGTCCGGCAAGGCCATAGATCTCCGCATTCCGGGAGTTGGCCTGAATGCTATTCGGAAAATGGCTCTGGATTTACGGTCCGGCGGAGTCGGCTACTATCCCCGCAGAGGGTTCATCCACCTGGATTCCGGGCAGTTTAGGCACTGGTGA
- a CDS encoding Inosine-uridine preferring nucleoside hydrolase, giving the protein MSKIRVIIDTDPGIDDALALILALASPELSVEAITTVAGNVTVAQAVRNTSLLLEVTDPHPRPPVAKGATHPMTRPLRTAESYHGEDGLGDLSRFRTEAGVLRYPEPQQRLASQSAPALIAELISGAPGEIVVICIGPLTNLAMAIQAAPTEMAKVKEIVIMGGAIQGPGNVTPGAEFNLYTDPEAARLVFTSGLPITLVPLDVTQRVMLRAELIEAVVRHVGSRVTRFVRDVTERLFGIEQERSGCAAIPLHDPLAVGVVIDPSLVVRRPLHVEVETGDGSAQGMTIADRRQIREEWKQPPNLQVCMEVDAGRFMALFLERICRPLT; this is encoded by the coding sequence ATGTCCAAGATACGCGTGATTATCGACACCGATCCGGGCATTGATGATGCGCTGGCGCTGATCCTCGCTCTCGCCTCGCCGGAGTTATCGGTTGAGGCGATCACGACCGTGGCCGGTAATGTCACGGTCGCGCAGGCGGTGCGGAACACCAGCCTGCTGCTTGAGGTGACGGATCCGCACCCACGACCCCCGGTAGCGAAGGGCGCGACACATCCCATGACGCGGCCGCTGCGTACTGCCGAGAGTTACCACGGCGAGGACGGTCTCGGAGACCTTTCTCGTTTCAGGACAGAGGCTGGGGTACTCCGATACCCCGAACCGCAACAACGTCTCGCATCCCAATCCGCCCCGGCATTGATTGCCGAACTCATTAGTGGCGCTCCCGGGGAGATCGTCGTGATCTGCATTGGGCCGTTGACCAACCTGGCGATGGCGATCCAGGCGGCCCCAACCGAGATGGCGAAGGTCAAAGAGATCGTCATTATGGGCGGGGCGATCCAAGGGCCGGGCAACGTTACACCCGGAGCGGAGTTTAATCTCTATACCGATCCCGAGGCCGCCAGGCTGGTGTTCACCTCCGGCTTGCCGATTACTCTCGTTCCCTTGGATGTCACACAGCGGGTCATGCTCAGGGCGGAGTTGATTGAGGCCGTCGTTCGACATGTCGGCAGTCGCGTGACCCGGTTCGTCCGCGATGTCACTGAGCGACTGTTCGGCATTGAACAAGAGCGGTCGGGGTGCGCTGCGATCCCGCTCCATGATCCGCTTGCCGTCGGTGTCGTGATCGATCCGTCACTTGTGGTGCGTCGGCCACTGCACGTCGAAGTGGAGACAGGCGACGGTTCAGCGCAAGGGATGACCATTGCCGACAGACGTCAGATCAGGGAGGAATGGAAACAGCCGCCGAATCTTCAGGTCTGTATGGAGGTAGATGCCGGACGGTTCATGGCCCTTTTCCTGGAGCGGATATGCCGGCCGCTCACCTGA